The genomic interval AGGTTCATTAAAAAACTTTTCAACTCCTGTTAAATTTACAGAATTTAAGAAATATGTTTCCAGCGATGCGGATATTTTGGATGTGGGATGCGGCTACGGACGCGTCATGAAGACTCTTTTTGAGGAAGGTTTTAAAAATATAAAGGGTGTTGAACCTTCTGCCGCCTTGCGTCAAAGGCTGCTTAAAGAGGGGGGAGAGTTTGAAGTTAAGCCGTTAGAAGATGGGATAATACCTTATAAAGACGGATCCGTTGACGCAGTTCTTCTCGTTGCTGTTCTCACCTGCATACCGGAAAATAAAGATCAGGATCAGCTTATGAGTGAGGTTTACCGCGTGCTTAAACCGAGCGGAGTTCTGTATATTAATGACTTTTTACTCAATACAGATGAGCGCAATATTGAGAGATATAACCGCTGTCAAAAGCAGCATGGTACATACGGAATCTTTGAAATTGAGGGCGGAGGAATCCTGCGCCATTTTTCAGAAGAGCGCATTAAAGAACTGCTAGGTTCATTTGATGAACTTGAGCATGAAAAGGTTGTTTACACGACAATGAACGGTAACCGTTCCAACGGATTTTATTACATAGGCCGTAAATAGTCAGTTTGCTGTTTTTATTACTTAATAATTTAATCTATCCTGCTGGTGCGTCCGAAAAGTTCTGTCATTTCCCCCAGACGTTCCCGTATCAGTTGTGTAAGCTGCCCCGGGACCAGTTTCCAGCCCCAGTTGCCGTTGGCTTCTCCGGGGATGTTCATGCGTGCTTCTCCGCCCAGATTAAGCAAGTCCTGAGTCTGGAAAATACACAGG from Desulfovibrio gilichinskyi carries:
- a CDS encoding class I SAM-dependent methyltransferase; translation: MALYSRDYAEYWEDKGSLKNFSTPVKFTEFKKYVSSDADILDVGCGYGRVMKTLFEEGFKNIKGVEPSAALRQRLLKEGGEFEVKPLEDGIIPYKDGSVDAVLLVAVLTCIPENKDQDQLMSEVYRVLKPSGVLYINDFLLNTDERNIERYNRCQKQHGTYGIFEIEGGGILRHFSEERIKELLGSFDELEHEKVVYTTMNGNRSNGFYYIGRK